The following proteins come from a genomic window of Paenibacillus spongiae:
- a CDS encoding DUF4179 domain-containing protein, producing the protein MSIYKDLNHADMDVNQYEEQELTSIDKKNWERRVLKKIRKQKPSRKKKYAGAAAAVILAAGISLSTGMVSFANVPFVGGLVEGFILADEKTDYTPYKTEIGSTAENKFGKWTLNEVMADSGQLIISSTFEPAKGVDFHYRMHPRPNVQMNGQELTGGGLQQSIKVNSSQFTIYNKIQMTDMPIGETVRFHLEFDNLDSTIDSEGVPVDTPWVFDIEVPTDQLAASSETVVLNKDVPVGNGQTVHLEKMIVTPISTVLYYDWPEEANHIGFKIVSESGTEVLLETSTISPEESYSRYAPIDLESEKYFLVPYESSENPHAENPGEVPEQSIPVNPLGSGVR; encoded by the coding sequence ATGTCAATTTATAAAGATCTCAATCATGCAGACATGGATGTTAATCAATATGAAGAACAGGAGCTTACCAGCATCGACAAGAAGAATTGGGAACGCCGCGTGTTGAAGAAGATCAGGAAGCAGAAGCCCAGCCGTAAGAAGAAATATGCGGGAGCTGCGGCAGCCGTTATTCTGGCGGCGGGGATTTCGCTAAGCACGGGAATGGTGTCGTTCGCGAATGTGCCGTTTGTCGGCGGACTCGTTGAAGGATTCATCCTGGCGGATGAAAAGACGGATTATACCCCTTATAAGACGGAGATTGGCAGTACGGCTGAGAATAAGTTCGGGAAATGGACATTGAATGAAGTGATGGCCGATAGCGGTCAGCTGATCATCAGCTCGACGTTCGAGCCGGCGAAGGGGGTCGATTTCCATTACCGAATGCATCCAAGGCCAAATGTTCAAATGAATGGACAGGAGCTGACGGGCGGCGGGCTTCAGCAATCGATCAAGGTTAATTCATCGCAGTTTACGATTTATAATAAAATTCAGATGACGGACATGCCGATCGGAGAAACGGTCCGGTTTCACCTGGAGTTCGATAACCTGGACTCGACCATCGACTCGGAAGGCGTTCCGGTGGATACCCCATGGGTTTTCGATATCGAGGTTCCGACCGACCAGCTGGCGGCATCAAGCGAAACAGTCGTTCTGAACAAGGATGTCCCCGTTGGCAATGGACAAACCGTACATCTCGAGAAAATGATCGTGACGCCAATCTCGACGGTGCTCTACTATGACTGGCCGGAAGAAGCCAACCACATAGGGTTTAAAATCGTAAGCGAATCGGGAACGGAAGTACTGCTGGAAACCTCGACCATCTCGCCTGAAGAATCGTACAGCCGCTATGCTCCCATCGACTTGGAATCCGAGAAGTATTTCCTGGTTCCGTACGAGAGCTCCGAGAACCCTCATGCCGAGAACCCGGGTGAAGTACCGGAACAATCGATACCGGTTAATCCATTGGGGAGCGGGGTGCGTTGA
- a CDS encoding sigma-70 family RNA polymerase sigma factor — protein MKVTEDSVVQHIKNKNERAILFIIAQYGGLLTAIIKRHLNYQQQDCEECMDDVLLAIWNNIHCFNPDKNTFKQWIAAIAKYKAIDYQRRQITLQNKQFTVSEWDDAMLKAEEPSDRGRVDELLEQLTDSERAIFEKYYLEGTPSHEIAHAFNAKESWVHNKLSRGRKKLKNFLLNNNEG, from the coding sequence TTGAAAGTCACGGAAGACAGTGTTGTACAACACATAAAGAACAAGAATGAGAGAGCAATTCTCTTCATTATCGCTCAGTATGGAGGCTTGCTTACGGCGATTATTAAACGTCACTTGAACTACCAGCAGCAGGATTGCGAGGAATGCATGGACGACGTGCTTCTCGCGATATGGAATAACATTCACTGCTTCAATCCGGATAAAAACACATTCAAACAATGGATTGCGGCGATTGCCAAATATAAAGCGATCGATTACCAAAGAAGACAAATCACCCTGCAAAATAAACAGTTTACCGTTTCGGAATGGGATGACGCGATGCTGAAGGCGGAAGAACCGTCCGATCGAGGCCGTGTCGATGAGCTGTTAGAGCAGTTAACCGACAGTGAACGGGCCATTTTCGAGAAATATTATTTGGAAGGTACGCCTTCGCATGAAATTGCGCATGCATTCAATGCCAAGGAGTCATGGGTGCATAACAAGCTTTCCAGAGGCCGGAAGAAGCTGAAAAATTTTTTGCTGAACAATAATGAAGGTTAG
- a CDS encoding NAD-dependent deacylase, with the protein MFAQWLKESKYTVIFSGAGMSTESGVPDFRSSKGLWQGRDPQSLASTEAMAYNKKEFVAFYRMRIQALQSTHPHRGYDVLSAWANQLQLKSIITQNTDGLHEQAGNVNVLTLHGTIRRLHCNACGTVYPTDDYFNDRLYCSCGGFIRPSVVLFGESLDSHVLAAAGREARKADLFIVLGSSLVVSPANSFPVLAKEQGAKLVIVNHDPTPLDSMADVVINKRKIGDVLHDVNEELALD; encoded by the coding sequence ATGTTCGCACAATGGCTGAAAGAATCCAAGTATACCGTGATCTTCAGCGGCGCCGGAATGAGTACGGAGAGCGGGGTGCCCGATTTTCGCTCATCGAAGGGATTATGGCAGGGACGAGATCCGCAATCGTTAGCCAGCACCGAGGCGATGGCTTACAACAAGAAGGAATTCGTCGCATTTTACCGGATGCGGATTCAGGCCTTGCAGTCGACCCATCCCCATCGGGGCTATGACGTTCTAAGCGCATGGGCGAACCAGCTGCAGCTGAAATCGATCATTACCCAAAATACCGACGGTTTACACGAACAAGCCGGCAACGTGAATGTGCTTACCCTGCACGGAACGATTCGCCGGCTGCATTGCAATGCTTGCGGGACCGTATATCCAACGGACGATTACTTCAACGATCGCTTATACTGCAGCTGTGGCGGCTTCATCCGCCCATCCGTCGTGTTATTCGGCGAATCCTTGGATTCGCATGTGCTGGCGGCGGCAGGCCGTGAGGCCCGGAAGGCGGATTTGTTTATTGTCCTAGGCTCTTCGCTGGTCGTCTCTCCCGCTAATTCATTCCCTGTCCTGGCCAAAGAACAGGGTGCAAAATTAGTCATCGTCAATCATGATCCAACTCCTCTGGATTCCATGGCAGATGTCGTTATAAACAAACGGAAAATTGGCGATGTCCTTCATGATGTTAATGAAGAGCTGGCATTGGATTAA
- a CDS encoding aminoglycoside phosphotransferase family protein, translated as MKQKYRIDESILLAKLDQAYGIHTESLSFIPIGDSAYSYQVNGASGERFYLKLFDHANDSHRRGILRLNHYLPLTSRMYREGLFRHLTYPIKTLRDEFTVALSDCTVALFNYIEGETLAEAYPFSNTILESIGMSVARLQQITPDIGQSTLMTEAYDVSFVPDLDKCMAYLEGIETSDDPITQSLIEQVLPRKTEIGDMRSHIRRLREAALAQPKEMVLSHGDLWGGNLIYAENELYLLDWESAQLAPRELDMIGYIGEEFEAFYSAYVRQLSRSVTVDFDVIRFYCYRNQLRNLTNWLMNILYRNLVTEQRENDLEMILYHCMNRWEGIEPRIQIAEAVWKKMNG; from the coding sequence ATGAAGCAAAAGTATCGCATCGATGAATCGATCTTGCTGGCGAAGCTCGATCAAGCATATGGCATACATACAGAGAGCCTGAGTTTTATCCCCATCGGGGACTCGGCTTATTCCTACCAGGTGAACGGGGCGTCCGGGGAACGGTTCTATCTGAAGCTGTTCGACCATGCGAACGATAGTCACCGCAGAGGCATCCTCCGCTTAAATCACTACTTGCCGCTAACGAGCCGTATGTATCGGGAGGGGCTTTTTCGCCATCTTACCTATCCGATCAAAACGCTGCGCGACGAATTCACCGTAGCCTTAAGCGATTGTACGGTTGCATTATTTAATTATATTGAAGGAGAAACATTAGCAGAGGCATATCCTTTTTCGAATACGATTCTCGAATCCATCGGCATGTCGGTAGCCCGGCTTCAGCAGATCACCCCTGACATCGGCCAATCGACGCTGATGACCGAAGCCTATGACGTTTCCTTCGTGCCCGATCTGGACAAATGTATGGCATATCTTGAAGGCATTGAAACATCGGATGATCCCATCACGCAATCGCTAATCGAACAAGTACTCCCGAGAAAAACCGAAATCGGCGATATGCGGAGTCATATTCGTCGGCTTCGTGAAGCAGCTTTGGCACAGCCGAAAGAGATGGTGCTGTCTCACGGCGATTTGTGGGGAGGGAACTTGATCTATGCCGAGAACGAGCTCTATCTGCTGGATTGGGAGTCCGCTCAGCTTGCGCCGCGTGAACTCGATATGATCGGATACATCGGGGAGGAGTTCGAAGCATTCTATTCCGCTTATGTGCGGCAGCTCAGCCGATCCGTAACGGTTGATTTCGATGTGATTCGATTCTATTGCTATCGGAATCAGCTTCGAAACCTGACGAATTGGTTGATGAACATTCTTTACAGAAATTTGGTCACCGAACAGAGAGAAAACGATCTGGAAATGATTCTGTACCACTGCATGAACCGGTGGGAGGGTATCGAGCCTCGGATTCAAATTGCAGAAGCTGTATGGAAGAAAATGAACGGTTGA
- a CDS encoding MerR family transcriptional regulator: MDNISIGRMAELCQTTVQTLRHYDRIGLLKPEYVDEYSGYRYYSIGQCARLDMIMYMKYLGISLDTIKERLDSDNIDIVSGLLQQQADLIDSKLKQLHHMKKAVQLSIKNYNTVLNAQPNGQIDIQRIAERKMFVYNGKLDIYSHTLDVFEYILRELRKHASVRHLPMAYFCNVGSLIRQEALLRQSFVSTDLFVFVDNDFPDSEGIETIPEGEYACTYCSDFFSERDYAAKLRDYIMENGYEIAGDYICEVIADMQIIPQQQRKMFMRLQIPIRRA, translated from the coding sequence ATGGACAACATCTCGATAGGACGAATGGCCGAGCTTTGCCAGACAACCGTTCAAACGCTGCGGCATTATGACCGGATCGGCTTGCTGAAGCCGGAATACGTTGACGAGTATTCAGGCTACCGGTACTACTCGATCGGCCAATGCGCCCGCTTGGATATGATCATGTATATGAAGTATTTGGGCATCTCCCTCGATACGATCAAAGAACGGCTCGATTCGGACAACATCGATATTGTTTCCGGCTTGCTGCAGCAGCAGGCCGATCTTATCGACAGCAAGCTGAAGCAGCTGCATCATATGAAGAAAGCGGTCCAACTTAGCATCAAAAATTACAACACGGTGCTGAACGCGCAGCCAAACGGGCAAATTGATATCCAGCGAATAGCTGAGCGGAAGATGTTTGTGTACAACGGCAAGCTCGATATCTACAGCCATACATTGGACGTATTCGAATATATACTCCGGGAACTGCGTAAGCACGCAAGCGTCCGTCATTTGCCGATGGCTTATTTCTGCAATGTCGGGTCGCTGATCCGGCAAGAGGCGCTTTTGCGGCAATCGTTCGTATCCACGGATCTCTTCGTGTTCGTGGATAACGATTTTCCCGATTCGGAAGGAATCGAGACGATTCCGGAGGGCGAATATGCATGCACATACTGCAGCGACTTCTTCAGCGAGCGGGATTATGCGGCCAAGCTGAGAGACTATATTATGGAGAATGGTTATGAAATTGCGGGCGATTATATTTGCGAAGTGATCGCGGATATGCAGATCATTCCGCAGCAGCAGCGAAAGATGTTTATGAGATTGCAAATTCCGATACGCAGGGCTTGA